GTCTTCCATACTGTAATCAATCCAGCTAGCCATACAGTTTTGATCTGCCAAATGGTCCCATCTACTAAATTGGCCAGCTTCGCAACCAATTGTGTCAGGAGAATTAGGACAATTAACGTATGGGTCGTGGTAATATCCTATATCTCTAAACCAGTGGATATCCTTGGTGTCGGCAAATAATGCTAACCCCATAGAATGTACAGGTGCATCTCCCCAACGTTCATAATAGAAGTTCCCAGTagaatccaaatatttaaacCACTCATTATACGCTTCACCACGGTAGAAATCCATGTCACCAATTTCGAAATTTGACCAGAAATGACAAGTAGAATATCCGTTTGcctttttattattcttggGATTTTGTTGGTTCTCTAAAAGCCACTGAAATGCTCCATTCGGGTTTACATATTTATAGTTATCGCCcttattcaagaattttaaaGTCTCCGGCCATAAGGATACGACAGTTTCCGAAATATCGTAGAGATTAATTGCAAAACCATAAGCTTTCTTGGTTACTTCCATATACTTAAAGACATCGTATTCCAAATCATTGTAGAAAAAGACATTTGGTTCAATACGCCAATAATATTGgtattttttcaattctggAACATTGTAGAAATTACCCAGGTAAAACCTACACATATTATGATAAGATCCCTTTTTTGCATACGAAATCCGTTGATCGGACAAGAGCTGCATAGCCTTCTCCTCGCGTTCAGTATCAATGTCAGATGGCTT
The nucleotide sequence above comes from Debaryomyces hansenii CBS767 chromosome A complete sequence. Encoded proteins:
- a CDS encoding DEHA2D16324p (weakly similar to uniprot|P38131 Saccharomyces cerevisiae YBR199W KTR4 Putative mannosyltransferase involved in protein glycosylation); its protein translation is MISAFSLRIPKPLLVLIIPLNLVLIFGIIVYVAEIPTDEYVDRDMISSGFRQLTQKFDFGYLNQNVSDVDLQNVDTYSTYGFKIKPNNVKFKFVNPKKKIGTPEDILKKNKETFEEVMAQEIHEPKDADLQSMRPPSKKDIDKYKHANATIIALVRNNEASAITKTIRRFETRFNSKFRYPYTFINDEPFTERFMQRMQKLSDAPMEFVTIPSELWKKPSDIDTEREEKAMQLLSDQRISYAKKGSYHNMCRFYSGNFYNVPELKKYQYYWRIEPNVFFYNDLEYDVFKYMEVTKKAYGFAINLYDISETVVSLWPETLKFLNKGDNYKYVNPNGAFQWLLENQQNPKNNKKANGYSTCHFWSNFEIGDMDFYRGEAYNEWFKYLDSTGNFYYERWGDAPVHSMGLALFADTKDIHWFRDIGYYHDPYVNCPNSPDTIGCEAGQFSRWDHLADQNCMASWIDYSMEDPSAIY